The proteins below are encoded in one region of Juglans microcarpa x Juglans regia isolate MS1-56 chromosome 4D, Jm3101_v1.0, whole genome shotgun sequence:
- the LOC121259858 gene encoding GDP-mannose 3,5-epimerase 2-like, which translates to MGITGETVYGAYTYENLEREPYWPSEKLRISITGAGGFIASHIARRLKSEGHYIIASDWKKNEHMTEDMFCHEFHLVDLRVMENCLKVTKGVDHVFNLAADMGGMGFIQSNHSVIMYNNTMISFNMLEAARINGVKRFFYASSACIYPEFKQLETNVSLKESDAWPAEPQDAYGLEKLATEELCKHYTKDFGIECRIGRFHNIYGPFGTWKGGREKAPAAFCRKTLTSTDKFEMWGDGLQTRSFTFIDECVEGVLRLTKSDFREPVNIGSDEMVSMNEMAEIVLSFENKTLPIHHIPGPEGVRGRNSDNTLIKEKLGWAPTMRLKDGLRFTYFWIKEQIEKEKAQGVDLTVYGSSKVVGTQAPVQLGSLRAADGKE; encoded by the exons ATGGGGATCACAGGGGAAACCGTCTATGGTGCATACACGTATGAGAATCTTGAGAGGGAACCATACTGGCCATCGGAGAAGCTCCGAATTTCCATCACTGGGGCTGGTGGCTTTATCGCCTCCCACATCGCCCGGCGCTTGAAGAGCGAAGGCCACTACATTATTGCTTCTGATTGGAAGAAGAATGAGCACATGACTGAAGACATGTTCTGTCATGAATTCCACCTTGTGGACCTGAGGGTTATGGAAAATTGCTTGAAGGTCACTAAAGGAGTTGACCATGTGTTTAATCTTGCTGCTGACATGGGTGGGATGGGCTTCATTCAGTCCAACCATTCAGTTATCATGTATAACAACACAATGATCAGTTTCAACATGCTTGAGGCTGCCAGGATCAATGGGGTAAAGAG ATTTTTCTATGCCTCTAGCGCTTGTATCTACCCTGAATTTAAGCAACTGGAAACTAATGTGAGCTTGAAGGAGTCTGATGCCTGGCCGGCTGAG CCTCAAGATGCTTATGGCTTAGAGAAGCTTGCAACAGAGGAGTTGTGCAAGCACTACACCAAGGACTTTGGAATAGAGTGCCGTATTGGAAGGTTCCATAACATTTATGGTCCTTTTGGAACATGGAAAG GTGGGAGGGAGAAAGCTCCGGCTGCTTTCTGTAGAAAGACTCTTACTTCCACTGATAAGTTTGAGATGTGGGGAGATGGACTTCAGACCAGATCCTTCACCTTCATTGATGAATGTGTAGAAGGTGTACTTAG ATTGACAAAGTCAGACTTCCGTGAGCCAGTGAATATTGGAAGTGATGAAATGGTTAGCATGAATGAGATGGCTGAGATTGTTCTCAGCTTTGAGAACAAGACACTCCCTATCCACCACATTCCTGGCCCAGAGGGAGTTCGTGGTCGTAACTCTGACAACACCCTTATCAAAGAGAAGCTTGGTTGGGCTCCTACAATGAGGTTGAAG GATGGTCTGAGATTTACCTACTTTTGGATCAAGGAACAGATTGAGAAAGAGAAGGCTCAAGGTGTTGACCTGACTGTTTACGGGTCATCTAAGGTGGTTGGAACCCAAGCTCCTGTTCAACTAGGCTCACTTCGTGCTGCTGATGGAAAAGAATGA